The Nicotiana tomentosiformis chromosome 2, ASM39032v3, whole genome shotgun sequence genome includes the window acagaaaaattcatattgaaattaatttccaagaaatattaaaccaacaatactcacgaaatttcataaatatttcaagtaacaatcacatcaaattatcatataaaacaaattcaacaataaggatttaggcatggcaaacagatgatttaataattttccacaatttcccaatttactacacaaaaatgcctaagactttaattcaatgaatttttttgcacgtataatcccgagtacgtactcgtcacctcgcgtatacggcttttcacattttacaaatgtcacataagactcaatgcctaaggggtaattcccccactcgaggttaagcaagacacttacctttttgaagttaggccgatattccgaaatagccttcttgcttgaattgacctccggacagctcaaatctatctaaattaattgtataacttcattaaaattcattggaaacaattccggataataatgcgtcgacataaaattttattccaaagagtcaataaaagtcaacgcggggcccgcccctcggaacccgacaaattttttatgaaatccgaacacccattccgatacgaattcaaccataccaattttatcaaattccaattaAAActggacctccaaatcttaattttttgttttcaaatccctaagttcaaacccccgatttacacctcaaaaacatgtaatctaatcggattattcgatgataattcaatattatagagtagaaataatcacaagggacttacctcaattttTTCCGTGAAAACCTTGCCCAAATattgcccaacccgagcttgaaatgcccaaaaatgaaaaaagctcggaacccctctgtttttgtattgcccaggggttttcgcatccgcggtaatttcttcgcacttgcggtaaatttttcgcacccgcggcctTCGCATCAGCGACAAATTTTTTGCACTTGCGGCCTTCGCATCAGCGACAAATTTTTTGCACTCGCGGCCTTCGCATCCGCGGCCAATATTTCGCACCCGCagtgcctggccagcccatgaaTATTTCCGCTTCCGTGACTcatttctcgcatctgcgaacttgcacctgcggccctttttcgcgcaggtgcgatcacaccagcagcccagctgcttcagctcctccaaatccaaattcgatccgttaagcatccgaaactcacccgaggcccccgggaccccgtccgaacataccaacaagtttcataacataaaacggacctactcgaggcctaaaagcatatcaaacaacattaaaacgacgaatcgcacctcaaatcaaaatcgatgaactttgaactttcaaattctatatcttgtgccgaaacatatcaaatcaatccggaatgacttcaaattttgcacacaagtcataaatgacataacgaagctattcaaattttcataataatatttcaaccccgatatcaaaaagtcaaccccccggtcaaacttcccaaaaattcaactttcgccatttcaagcttaattccactacacacctccaaataattttttcgacatgctcctaagtccaaaatcaccatacggaggtattgacatcatcaaaattttattccggagtcgttttctcaaaagttaactctccggtcaactctttccatttaagcttcaaattaaggattgttcgtttaattaaattccaaatctttagtaaatcaaactcgaccacacccgcaggtcataatacatattgcgaagctgctcgagatcttaagtcattgaacggggcataaattcttaaaatgacaagtcgggtcgttacagcatacatatatatatatatatatatatatatatatatatatgagccaAGATatgtaatttaatattttttatttaaaatagaaaacttcaacttgtccaaaatattaattatatcctctgtgctagcaaagaatataataatatttcatttggacTAATAAGATTATCAAGTAATCAATGAAAATGCttatttcttatttctttaccCACTGCTTCCTTTACTtttggttctttttttttttatacatgttttaaaatatttttgcttCCTTTATCCTCTGGTTCCAAATATTATTGAGCCAAAAGCAATACGCGTTTTTTATGTATAAATATGGTCAATTTGCCTATCTATTATGACGAAAACAATATGATTCCTTACTCAAATCATATATGAAGATAATGATTCCTTACTCAAAGAAGAATAGCTAGAATAAATAACGATTCCTTACTCAAGGAAGAATAGCtagaatataaaaaaaatgaaacatgCTTCAAAGAAATTAATTACTCAAATCATGAACTCGAACAGTGCCATGTAGATCCTTGGATGCATTTTTGTCCGTTTTAGCAATACCAAAAGAGAAATGAATCCTTCTCACACATATTCCATATTAAAAGTGAGAAACTAAAAGCAAATACTAATATTTGTTTGTGCTGGTGAtcaataaaaaatttattttcaccAAAAAAAATGAACTAAACAAAAATAATTTAGGAATGCAGATTAATACAAAATTAATGTACAAGATGCAGATTATTTCTTTGGAATATTTTGCATGAAACATGATCGAAATGCTAAAGAAGTAATAAAATTCGAACTTCATAGATAATGAAGAAAGTAAACATGAAATAATCATACCCAACTTCATACAATACTTGATATTCAAAATGAAAAACAAAGTCTTCATCTCTTGCACACCAAAGAAAAATAGCAAACACTTTTCTAACATAAGATACAATAAGAACTAAAATTGACATAATTAGTTTGCAACATTTTCTGAcaactttaactcaataaatatGCCCGCTAACATAGCAGATGAAATAGCACTTGCTGCACTTTCATTTGTTACCACTTCTTCACTTTCTTCAACGGCCGAGCTTGAAGATGACTCTTCCCGTGAACAacttattttttgaaatttattgAAGGCTTCTAAGGCTTCATCATAACATTGGAAAGCTTGAAAGTAGCTACCCTCGACTCCAACAAGCATATTAACATACTCAGACCAACATTTGTATATTCCCGGCTTCTTACCACAAAATACAACAAAAATCATAGATTTGAGATTTTATTTACTTTCAACTGATTTTTCAAATTCATTGAACGCCGATATGGCCGCATCGTGAGACTTGAAAGATTGGAAGATGCTACgcttaatgtcacgacccgaaattctcacattcggaccgtgatgacgcctaacattttacttgttaggcaagccaacgttagaataatattaactaatttttaaataatctttaaattattaataatcaagaaataaatacggaagcaaagtttgaaatatagtgaataatccataaaaacaatagtgtctaaataccatcccagaattggtgtcacaaatgcacgagcttctagaataaatacaaataaaggtctgaataaaataaagttgtctggaaacaaaTATAcggctaaagtaaagtagacggggacttcagaactgcggacgccatgcagttatacctcaagtctcctctggtagctataatccgagcaagtctatggcacgccgctgggaccaactccaaaatctgcacaagaagtgcagagtatagtatcagtacaaccgaccccatatactggtaagtgctgagcctaacctcgacgaagtagtgacgaggctaaagcgggtcacttacattacctgtacacaatattagtaacaacaacaatagtagaaataaattaggtaactcatttataataattgaagccaactcaacaatcataaccaattatcatttctatcaattctgttgcagcgtgcaacccgctctcacaatatatttacattcaattctgttgtagcgtgcaacccgctctcacaatatattcacgttcaattctgttgcagcgtgcaacccgctctcacaatatattcgcattcagttctgttgcggcgtgcaacccgctcatccaatatattcattttaatcaagtctgttgcggcgtgcaacccgatcctccaatatatatatatatatatatatatatatatatatgtatgtatgtatgtatgtatgtatgtcgacttttaaataagtctgttgcggcgtgtaacccgatcccccaatatagacttttaataagtctgttgcggtgtgcaacccgatcctccaatatggacttttaatacgtctgttgcggcgtacaacccgatccttcaatatattcattataatcaatcttgttgcggcgtgcaacccgctcctccaacatattcatttaccaattcttatagaggAATTTCCCCAattaatgcaataattaatataaaattataagataacAAACATAcactaattatgatttaattacgaacaaacaaagaaaattagcaaattattatagaaatcagagagaaaatatacagtttaatatttaatatgctaaatgtcaaataacaattaaggcacataattcaaatagcatgtaacaattaatgcaggaattcaagaaacTAATATTTGACAAGTAAAAGGAGAGAAACaaatattataacaattaattcataatttaaaataatttatgatttttcaagtaaatacgcaaacaattaatttgacaacgtataaacactcgtcacctcgcctatacgtcattcatatgcatttcacataacaaataatttaagggttctattccctcaagtcaaggttaaccacgacacttacctcgctttgcaaattccaatcaactactcaaccatagcttttccttttaaatttgtctccgaaagcttcaaatctattcacaaacaattcaatatactcaatacgaatcataggaattaattccatatgaatttataaatttttcggataaaaatccgaaatttatttaaatattcgacagtagaacccacgtctcaaatctcggaaaaacttatgaaatctgaatacccatttcaagacgagtccaaccatacaatcattatccaattccgatatcaaatggaccttcaaatctaaattttttatttttggaaagttttacaaaaattctaatttcttccgtctaaattcgaaataaataatgaatatagacttagatttatgaaatacaatcactatatgataaagaacactttcccagttcgaaatcgtgaaaaactccttagaaatcgcccctaagccgagttataattgagggtttgtgaaaaatgggaaaaatcccgttttggttctgttttaagtcacaggtgtcaggccttcttcgcgttcgcgaagggcctgtcgcgttcgcgatgaatagcAGCCCATGactttcgcgttcgcaaagcccTTTTCCCACCTGGCCTTTGCGTTCGCATGCCAGTgcctgcgttcgcgtagaaggacaactgacccctcccccaggcctctaaagcttcgcgttcgcgttgagctggtcacgtttgcgaagggtaaagtccccatagcttcgcgttcgcgacccaatcttcgcgttcacgaagaaggaatatTCAGCCAGTccattttgctcttcgcgttcgcgagagtacattcgcgaacacgatgaaggaaataccagaagcctgaagttgcaggaaaaccagattttctaagttcaaaatcatcccgtatcctatccaaaactcaccccgagccctcgtggctccaaaccaaacatgcacacaagtcttaaaatatcatacgaacttgctcgcgcaatcaaatctctaaaataacacctagaactatgaatcggacaccaattcaaaggaaattttcaagaaaactttaaatcttatatttttacaaccggacgttcgaatcacgtcaaatcaactccgattctcaccaaattcggcagacaagtcataaatattatagtagacctataccgggctccggaactaaaatacagacccgaggtcaataaatccaacttcactaatttcttaaaaattattaagctttcaaactttaatttttcatcaaaattccatatctcgggttaggggcctcggaattcgatttcgggcaaacgttcaaatcccaaatcacgatacggacctaccgaaattgtcaaaatactgatccgggtccgtttgctcaaaatgttgaccaaagtcaactcagttgagttttaaaactctatttcatattttaatctatttttcacataaaaactttccgaaaaatcatacggactgcgcacgcaagtcgagaaattatacatggtgcttttcgaggtcttagaacacagaattacttattagatttaaagatgacattttgggtcatcgcaCTTAACCCCGATAACCATAGGAGAACATTCACTCCCTGAGTAGTATATTCCTGGCCTTTTACCAGAAAATACAACATATACTTTTGAAGCACTATTCTTCTTCGAATGCACCATTATTGATTCCTTAATCTATTAACTCACACTTAGAAGAACATAGGAGTTTAAATGAAGGTTTGTTTAAGTATGTTTTCGGCCATCTAGGGTTTGTTTAAGTAGGGTTTCATCCATCTAGGTTTGTTTAAATAGTAGAGCTTTGAAGACCTTATTATACTAAAAATATACGAAATACACAATCAAATACATGTATATAGATGAATAattttgaaatatatatgtgtataCTACAAAAAAGGATGAAAAtacgtttttaaaaaaaaaggtttGTGGGAAATAGGGTTTGCAACCTTTGAGATCTTCCATGTATTGGGAAGACAACTATTAAATGGGCGGGAAAGAAATATTCAAACCTAACTAAAAGGGCATTATCGGTATAAAGATTCGCCGAAAACCCTACTTTGGGCATAAATTTACCTTAATGACCCCATTTGGGTTAATGTGGCCAAAAGGATTTTCCCAATATTAATTAGGTTATGATGAAAGAAAGAATTAGATTATTCCCACTCCCATGTTAATAGTAAATGAATTTATTAGGCAGACACTATTAATGGTAAATGAATTTATTAGGAGTACTAAATTTTATTACTTAATTGGTGATTAATGATTTTATATCTGTTTCTATAAATGTTCTTGTTAATAAACATTGTATTGGGTATGGCGTACTAAATTCCTAAGAGCAAAAGTCATCTCACGCTATTTTTAATACGAAAATGGTTAATTATCAAATGCCTATTTTTCAATTACAATGCAAAAAGGTGACCAGCCTGCACAAACTTTACAGCTTTTTGGGCAATCGGAATTGACAAGCCCAGTAGCAGGAAATTACATCCAATAACTTTGAAAAGGATGATCTTAATTTTTCGACCCCGTTTGCCCAATGGGCAAACCTTTAAGGTTAAAAGTCAAAAGTGTTGCCCATGAAGCAAGCGAGAGGCAACACTTATTAAACTCGAAGTTCTTTCACTGGGCAAACGGGGTCAAAAAGTCAAGATCAACCACTTTCAAGGCCATTCTTGCAAATTACCCACTCCTAGTAAGGGGCAAGTGCACATATAGCTATTCTCAGagatgctatttagagattaaccagtatttattttatcctgaaattttaaactaaaaatcttaacttgaGAATAACTCAAGATATTTTTGTcttgaaaaattaaaattcaggaCGCAGACGCACTAGCTAATTTCTAAATAGCAAGCCATTTAGAATGGTGTAGGCCCAAAAGAGTATGGACCAAGTCCAAAAGCCCATCCAGAGAAAAAAAGTCCAAAAGCCCAGGGGAAGTTGCCGTAGCGTAGTAAGGAACGGAAGCGGGTGAACCGAGTGGCTCTGTAATTTTCTCCGACGATATTGCAACGAGTGGCGCTCACGAACCTTAGtactaattaattaatttttcttcACATACATATTAGGAGAAATAATAAAAAGGACAAAGGGATAGTATATAATTATCAATACACGCTGTACGAAAGAGATCTTTTTCCTTCCGAAGTTGTGGTGGTTCACAGAATCATACTTTGACTCAATCGAAAACTAGGACTGATAAATACATACAACACGAAGCGATTACCTGCCGGATTCCGCCATGAGAACTCTTCAAGCGTCCACCTCTTACAGCGTCGGCTTTGGGATTTCATCTTTCGCTACTCTTCCTAAGCCTTCTACTCGTCGCGACGTCGCCGTAGCTAAAAGTAATCATTTTTCAGCTTCACAGTCATTATTTCTTCTCATTTCCTTTCTGTAACACATATTGCAGTTGAAGTGCGGGTAAATGTGTGCGGGTAACACATACTTCTGAGTAAGTTTGTTTTTGTTAGGATCGGAACCCGGGTAGTTAGTGGCGGTGCCAGGAAATTCAGTCCCTTGGGCCAACATAGCTTCGCCCCTGCGGGTAGTGCGGGCGGAATTTAGCCAAGCAACAGATTTCTGATCCAATTGCTGAATTGAGCATCCTGCAATTGGATCCATGGAGGCTAATTAGATGTTCGAATTCCTCGAGCTTTTAAATTTTTGCTAAACATTTTTGGTTTCGAGTTTAGAATGTCTATACTGCTAATATAGATCTTGAGGACTCATTTAATCACGACAAATAAGCATCTTTAGATTTACTTGTGATTTCTTCCACGAAATGAAAATAACGCCTCCATTCAGCTGCATCAAAATTTGATTGTGAATTTTAAATCAACAAAATCAGTACAAGTTAATCATATTAATTTAACTGAAATGACTAATTCCATCCGCGTGTTGTTTGCATATGTAGTGGAACCATCAGAGAAATCTGTCGAAATCATGAGGAAATTCTCGGAGCAGTATGCTCGTAGGTCTGGAACATATTTCTGCATGGACAAAGGGGTGACTTCTGTGGTTATCAAGGTACTTTCGTTTCCCTTTCACATTTATTTTAATGATCATTCGATTGCTTACAGCTGCTGTAGTAATAACCTCTATTCTGCATTTCCTATATGTACTTGTATGTTTATGACTTTTGCGTGTGTTTCATTTCATGTTTTCCCATTTTTATCTCTTGGCACTTGattattcttttttatttcacTTGCTGAGATTATGTCTTAGGGATTGAATTTGGGACAGGTGCCTTTGTCTCCATGAAATCTGTCTCCAATAGCTGCTTAATGTTGTTTTGTTATTTCCTCTATAATTTTGTGACTGTTGCATTAGCAACTACAAAGTAGGTCAATGTCAAATTCACTATTTTAACTTTGGTATTTCTTTGTTAGCTGGTAAATTACTGTAAAACTAATATCTTGATGTCAAGAAAGTGCTACCTTGGTTTTAAAGGTTGAATAGTTGGTCACTTCTGCCTAGGTATCCTTCAGTTAATATGTTTTAGGTTGAGGTGTGTTTTTGTGTATCTTGTAGAAGCACGCTTCTATGTTGGTTGGCGAGCATATATGTGGAAATCCTTGAACCGAGGGGATATCAAAAGACATAAAATGAGGATGAGAGAGAACTGTAGTACAAAGTCTAGTTATATAATAAAGGAGAGGTATAAGAGGAGGAATAAGAACAGAGAACAATGCAAAAGAAGGGGTGGCTTGATGTATAAAATGCCAATCTTGGCTCAAAGAAGGGAATAAAAGTTGAGAAAATTTTAATAATCaagtaaaaatatttatcatctcATAACCAAGATAGATGAATAGGATATATCGCTAGTTGTTTCAGAAAAGTGACAGTTAATAGATTGAGCAGTACAAGCCAACCACAAAGATCAATCAAACATGCTGTCCTTATTTTGAGGTGGGACAGGATGGAATGCAATCCTTTCTTTATGAAGAGCCACGAGGAAGTTGTAATGTTATAGCAAACCATGGAATGGCTAGTAGACAGCTATGAAACTAGAAGCCCCAATATCAACAGGACAAGGGAGTGGATAAAGAGAAGTCTTTTGATAATATGGAAGGGTGCTCTTCTAGATTGTGTTGGGGAAGTTGAGGATCATCTTGGTGTTCTTGGTTGTGTTGGGTTACATCCATCATTTACCTATTGATAATAATAGCTACCCcaacaataaataacaacaatgaTAACAACGCAATGCCAAGAACAATAACAGTTAACAGCAACCAAGGTGAGCGGGAAGTTAAATCCAAAATCAAGAAAATGATTTAAAGCCTCAGCGACATCAAAAGTAACCTATGGAAAACATACTTCTCAATGGAAAGAAGTGAATATTATATGCAGCTGTGTAAGTATCCTATTGGATTTTTATAGAGCTTCAAAATGTAAGGGTGTTTCCAAGCATGTGATGGAACTTCCCTTAGGAGTATCTTTTATTACTTTGATAGCTAGTAGTTGTAGTATTAGTTTTATTTGATTATTTGATAGTCATAATGACTTCTCCCTTCCGGTGTGGCGGTGTTGGATGTTTTTTGTCTTACAAAGTTTTCTAAATTATGTTGCTCCACAAAGAATGGAAATATCACCTTTTCAGAAATTTGAATCGAGAAGTTATTTAAGAAGTTTGTGGGCTAAGCATGAATAAATGCGTCATATAGAGATGCcgtaaatattaataatattgagacTAAAGAATATTAGTAATTTACAGGACCCAAGTCGAGATTCATAGAATACTACGACTAACCGGAATATCCTTATTCTTGAAAAGTAATTTTTGCTACAGAGACCCGTACAATTTCCGGTCTCTATTGTTTTAAAATAATTGTTACCTttctaaaagaaaaataacagaACCATACAACTTTAGTTCAATTTTCTCTTGGTCTTTCTAAGAAAGCTATCTTAATATATGAGAGTTAAAAAGAAAGTGTTACTttaacaaccccccccccccccccccccacacacacacacacaaaaaaaaagaaatgaagaaagtaAAAAAAGAATGATAAGTGTCAAGGAACTCCTTAACTTTCACAACTTATTAAGGTGTTTTACTAGAAATACATGTAACAAGCATATCATGTTTGACTGATTTAGGCACATATGAAAGACATTCATTTATGTCTTTGTAAACTTAATATTAGGTTCCAATTTCCATTTAGGTGGAGCATAGGTGGTTTATAGTTTAGTACTGCTCTTGTTAGAAAACCCAGTGGTCTTTATTCCTCATTGAAACATCTGTGTTTACATCGAGGACAGGATTTAATTAATGGTATTTGTTGACATATGCTTAGGGATTGGCAGAGCACAAGGATACATTGGGTGCGCCACTCTGCCCCTGCAGGTAAATATTCGCTCCTAAGTCCTAACACATTTGTTTTGATGGTTTTCATGCTTTACTCCTTACCAGTTACTACAGTATTTGTAATTGTTATTACCATGTTGTTATCATTTTAACTTTCCAGGCATTATGATGACAAAGCTGCAGAAGCGCAGCAGGGCTTCTGGAATTGTCCATGTGTACCGATGAGAGAGAGGTAAGATGTTTTTTCTTGTATCTATAGACTTGATTGTATTCTGGTAATCATACTTCGTTTTTGCTTGCTGGGGGTAAAATGAAAAGCAGAACTTGAAGATCTCGTAAGTAAAAAATCAATATTCTGCATTCTCTGTATTCTGTAATGATATTTCCCCCCTTTTCTCCTGGAGATACTGGATGTTGGGTTTGCCTTCAACTTTTTGGTACAGATGAGGCTTCATTAGGTGTTATTTTCTTTGAGTTTCCAGACCTTGGATATCTGAATAATAAAATCTTTAGAATGCATGAGAGACTTTGGTCAACAACTACAGCTTATGGGTGCATGAATTTAGGGATAACTTGTCTGTTGCCTTTGTGTCGTTTGACATTCAATGTTTCTAGCTCAATTATGTgtgggcagcccggtgcactaagctcccgttatGCGCGGGTACGGGGAATGACCGGactacaagggtctattgtacgcagccttaccctgcatttctgcaagaggctatttCCAGTTTCCACGACTCGAAcctgtgacctcctggtcacgtGACAATAACTTTACCAGTTGCGCCAAGGCTCCTCTTCAATTATGTGTGTCATCATGTATATCTCGTCATATCCATTTTAGTCTGTATTGTGTCAATCCAAGTAGCCGTGGACGTTACGGCCTAGTATTTTATCATCTATAAAATCTCGTACTAAGTTTCTGTTTTAATCAGTCTACTTTTGTTGCCTTATTGTCTTTCTTATCCTCCTTAAAACTTGCATTACAGGAAGGAGTGCCACTGCATGCTTTTTCTCACACCTGATAATGATTTTGCTGGAGAGGAACAGGTACATCAGCTTGATTTCTAATTACCTTCTTAGGTTGGGTATTTGGTCAGGTGCTCTTTTCCTTCGTTTTTTGGCTACCTTGAGAGGAGACTGGGCTATCTAGTGAGGTAGGTCACTTCTGGTCATGTGGGTTAATAAGAATGAGGGAATGATTTGATAAGAGAAAATGGGAGTCGCAATTGGCGACAGTTTTTCAATAATGGTATATGATAGCATGAGTTTGCTTACTCTATTCTTGATATATCAGACTCCGGGAGGAAGGGTTACTATTATATGCTGTTTGTGCCTCATAACTTGCTAGTGTCGCTTTTGCAATTATATCTGCTACTAAGGTGAGTTTTCTGGCTTCTGCTTCGCAGGCGATTTCTATGGAGGAGATTAAGGAAACAACAGCAAACATGTGATGCTCCGGCATATACTTTGCTTGCTATGAACATTACGTTTTTGTTGTACATGTATATTTGAGTAGTAGATGAAGAGCAACGATCAAAATTCTGATGTGACATGTTGCTGAAATCCCAGCCAGTATATTGTGTGGTGTCAAACGAGCTTGGGTGGGTGATTAGAAGTGCGATGTATTCTAACCGTCCTCTAATGCGTCAAGATTGTATGAGTCGTATGGGGTATTTTGGGTGGCCTCAGCTAAAGCAAATCTTGATTTTGGATCGAAACTGGCTTTTATAATTTCCAAATGATGCTTTCTGTAGTTCAATCTCTGGTGCATGATGCgttaaatttaaaattaaaatacatCATTCACTTTCTCAACGTAAGCCCGTTTATATTCAACGTCAATTATGTATCGTGGACTTGTATGCGCTTCCTCCAGGTATGATTTACTGGTCTGTACTGCTCAAATGACATGAGGGAGAGATTCTTTATCCATCATTAGCGTTTTAAGGTTTTTCTGTTAGCGAGAACAAGGAGAAAACAAAAAACATAAAGCACAGAGTTTATACCAAGTAAAAGGGGAAAATAAGAAGACCATTGATATTTGATAACATTAAGGACCCATTAAAAAGGAATAACGAATACACGAGTCTGTTCTACGGTTCTATCTCAGTGGAACACGAAACCACTTTTGTACACTTTACTGGACAGGGAAGGAAAGAACCCGTCTcatttaaaatcaggatttgtcCGAGTTCTTTCACCTTGTGGACCAACATACCTTCATTTTAGAGTTTAAAAACACTTTCTTCACAGTTACCTGGCTGACAGACT containing:
- the LOC104086082 gene encoding ferredoxin-thioredoxin reductase catalytic chain, chloroplastic → MRTLQASTSYSVGFGISSFATLPKPSTRRDVAVAKMEPSEKSVEIMRKFSEQYARRSGTYFCMDKGVTSVVIKGLAEHKDTLGAPLCPCRHYDDKAAEAQQGFWNCPCVPMRERKECHCMLFLTPDNDFAGEEQAISMEEIKETTANM